DNA from Nocardioides yefusunii:
GGGCGTGGTCACCGTGCTGGGCGCTGACGATGCCGGTGTCGAAGACCCTGAACTTGTCGCCGTCCGCGACGACGACGTGGCGACCGTCGCCGGCCTCCGAGAGTCGGACGAAGCCGTCGGTGTGCGCCGTGGTGACCGTCTCACCGGTCTCGGTGTCGAGCAGCGTCAGCGTTCCGTCGTGGGCGACGAGGGCGCGCGGCGTGATCGCTGCGACCTCGCGGGCATCTCCGCCGACGACGACGGCAGGTTCGCCTCTGTCGGGGCTGTCGGTGGCACGCGGGGACGAGGTGTCGGTGCCGCAACCGGTGGCCACCAGGGCCAGGGGGACGAGGGCGGACAGGGTCAGGGTGCGAGTCCTGCGGGACATGGTTCGGGACATGGGGAGCACCATACATGGGAATGAGAATCATTCTCAAGTGTGGGTGCTGGCGGGCGCCCCTAAGGTGGGTCCATGGGGAAGAACGACGAGGCACACGTCCGGGTCGGCGACCGCGAGGTCCGCATCTCGTCGGCCAGCAGAGTTCTGTTCGAGGCCACCGAGCGCACTCCGGCGCTGACCAAGCTCGAGGTCGCCCAGTACTTCGCCGACGTGGGGGACCCTCTGTTCGCCGCGTTGCGGCATCGCCCCACAGCTCTGGAGCGCTGGCCTTCGGGGTGGCGCGACGGCATGCGTCTGGCGACCTCGGGCTCCACGAAGGACGCCGACGGCTTCTACCAGAAGCGACTCCCTCAGGGAGCCCCGGAATGGATCGAAACGGCCACGGTGCGGTTCCCCTCGGGGCGTCCGGCCGACGAACTCTGCCCCACTGAACCAGCCGCCGCAGTCTGGGCCGCGCAGATGGGAACCCTCACCTTCCACCCCTGGCCGGTCCGTCGCGACGACGTCGAACACCCCGACGAACTCCGCATCGACCTCGACCCCCAGTCCGGCACCGACCTGCGCGACGCTGCTCGGGTCGCGCTCGTCGCCCGCGAACTCCTCGACGGTTTCGGGATGCAGGGGTACGTCAAGACCAGCGGCAACCGCGGCCTGCACCTCTTCGTCCGGATCCGGCCCGAGTGGGACTTCGTCGACGTGCGTCACGCCGCGATCGCGTTCGGACGTGCGCTGGAGGCCGCCGATGCCTGTGTCACCACCGCGTGGTGGAAGGAAGAGCGCGGTGAACGGATCTTCGTCGACTACAACCAGAACGCCCGCGACCGCACCATTGCCTCGGCCTGGTCGGTGCGCGCGCTGCCGGGCGCACCGGTCTCCACGCCGCTGGAGTGGTCGGAGGTCGCAGGCCTGCGCGACGCCGCGCAGTTCACGGTTCACAACGCCCGCGAACGCCTTGCGCACGGCGACCCGTGGAAGGGGATCGACGACGTCGCCCACGACCTGACTCCGCTGTTGGAGGCCTGGGCGGAGCACCCGGTGGAGCTCAACTACCCGCCCGAGTACCCCAAGATGCCGGGGGAGCCGCCGCGGGTGCAGCCCTCGC
Protein-coding regions in this window:
- a CDS encoding DNA polymerase domain-containing protein, coding for MGKNDEAHVRVGDREVRISSASRVLFEATERTPALTKLEVAQYFADVGDPLFAALRHRPTALERWPSGWRDGMRLATSGSTKDADGFYQKRLPQGAPEWIETATVRFPSGRPADELCPTEPAAAVWAAQMGTLTFHPWPVRRDDVEHPDELRIDLDPQSGTDLRDAARVALVARELLDGFGMQGYVKTSGNRGLHLFVRIRPEWDFVDVRHAAIAFGRALEAADACVTTAWWKEERGERIFVDYNQNARDRTIASAWSVRALPGAPVSTPLEWSEVAGLRDAAQFTVHNARERLAHGDPWKGIDDVAHDLTPLLEAWAEHPVELNYPPEYPKMPGEPPRVQPSRKVAEHWPEERS